A single Elaeis guineensis isolate ETL-2024a chromosome 15, EG11, whole genome shotgun sequence DNA region contains:
- the LOC105058312 gene encoding LOW QUALITY PROTEIN: aquaporin NIP2-1 (The sequence of the model RefSeq protein was modified relative to this genomic sequence to represent the inferred CDS: inserted 2 bases in 2 codons): protein MASFPRPGRSNEIHDMATPQNPITSRPPQTKSLEDLLPPFLLKKVVAEVIATFLLVFVTCGAAALSKYDQRIISQLGQSVAGGLIVTVMIYAVGHISGAHMNPAVTLSFAVLRHFPWIQVPFYWSAQISGAVIASFILRQLLHPXTNLGTTIPXGTPLQALVMEIVVTFCMMFVTLAVATDTKAVGELAGLAVGSSVCITSILAGPVSGGSMNPARTLGPAIASQRYDSLWVYFIGPVMGTLAGGSAYTFIRLTEKQPQEGSQKLSSFKLRRLQSQGSLDVKEEEVDLENV, encoded by the exons ATGGCTTCCTTTCCCAGGCCCGGCCGCTCTAATGAAATCCATGACATGGCCACACCTCAAAACCCCATCACCTCAAGACCTCCTCAGACCAAATCACTCGAAGATCTCCTCCCACCCTTTCTCCTTAAGAAG GTCGTTGCCGAGGTGATAGCTACATTTTTGCTGGTATTCGTGACCTGTGGCGCGGCCGCGTTGAGCAAATACGACCAGCGCATCATCTCGCAGCTGGGCCAGTCGGTGGCCGGCGGGCTCATCGTGACGGTGATGATATACGCCGTCGGCCACATCTCCGGCGCCCACATGAACCCGGCCGTCACCTTGTCCTTCGCGGTTCTGAGGCATTTCCCTTGGATTCAG GTGCCCTTCTACTGGTCAGCTCAGATCTCAGGGGCTGTAATTGCCTCATTCATCCTTCGCCAATTGCTCCATC ATACCAATCTTGGGACCACGATAC TCGGTACACCATTACAAGCATTGGTGATGGAGATCGTTGTTACGTTCTGCATGATGTTTGTGACATTGGCAGTAGCGACCGACACAAAAGCT GTAGGGGAATTGGCAGGATTAGCAGTTGGCTCATCAGTTTGCATAACTTCTATCCTAGCGGG GCCGGTATCAGGAGGATCGATGAACCCTGCGAGGACATTAGGACCTGCGATCGCAAGCCAGAGATACGATTCGCTTTGGGTGTACTTCATAGGCCCAGTGATGGGTACACTGGCCGGGGGATCTGCCTACACTTTCATTCGTTTAACTGAGAAGCAACCACAAGAGGGCAGTCAGAAATTATCTTCTTTCAAGTTGCGCCGCTTACAGAGCCAAGGTTCACTTGATGtcaaggaagaagaagttgaTCTGGAGAATGTATAA